The genomic interval ACTATCTTTCACAGGAGAAATAATGTACCACCATACTCCTTATTTTCTACCTTAAATCTTTTTTAAGATTTGGAATTTTTATTGTGCTAGTTATATTCTTTCTTTGCTGTATTGTTCATGGAATTCTTTATGTAGTATCAATCCACAAGTGTTTATTGTGCACCTACATATACCTAGTATAGTGCTGTGCATTATTTACAAAGAAGGCACTGTTGTTTTCAAAGCATATTATGGTTGATCTTTAATAATCTCTTTAAAATGTTGGTTGAATCAATAGCTTGTGTTCCTTCTTGTTATTTAGATGGAAGTGAAAATGTGACAGGATTGGATCTTTCAGATTTTCCAGCATTAGCAGACCGAAACAGAAGGGAAGGAAGTGGTAACCCAACTCCATTAATAAACCCCTTGGCTGGAAGAGCTCCTTATGGTAATTAAGCTTTTTGATGATAACGAATGGAAACTTTTCCATTGCACACACATACCCATATATACACGCTCTTTAATCAGAGTAGTGTATTTTGTCAGAGTTGATATAcccaaagtgatttttttttctcccagaatatCATCATAGCAAAGTTCAATGGGAAAACTTGTTTGTACAGAAACCCCAAAAGAAAGTCCTCATTAGTATTCAGAAGTTATTTTCTTCTGGAAGTTCTGCCTTGATAAACCTTCATGATTATTTTGTGATCTGCCTTTTATTAAACCTTCATGATTATTTTGTGATCTGCCTTTTatcacacattttttaaaataatatatccgTAGTGATTAATAATGACTGATCATACAGTAAAGATTTTTTCTAAATGAGTTTCTTAACCTCcacactattgacatttgggtCAAATAATTTCCTGTAAATGAGTGGCTGCCCTGTACATTATGGAATATTTAGCAACATTCCTGGCCTCTGCCTACTGGATGCCTGTATTACCCCtacctgtctccctccccccattGTGACAACCACAGATATCTCCATAACTGACAAGTGTGTGGGAGAAAAAATTGCCTCctgttgagaactgctgctcctGGGTCATGTATAGTTTATATGGACTCTTGGTCACCATTAAAATATCTCACTCTAAAAAGAAATTTGGCTAATCCATGCTAAATGAAAAGAAGAGGGGGACTTGAATACACACAGATGCAGTAACAATTTAGACATGGAAATTATGTAAGTGCAACAtagctatattctttttattcttagcaCATAGTTGTTTTCTTTTGGGAGAACCTGATAGAGACTAGTATCAGAAAACTGAACTTAGAGGGATCAGTTCATTACTCTAaaaactgtttttctcattttcaaccTGGAAGGATTTCTATGCCTTTCAGAATATGAATACAAATAACAATAtatgaagaagagaaaattttattgttcatattctaAAGTTTCCAAATCACTCttccaaaaatgacaaaaagtgatCTGCTCTGGAAGTTGAATACCTAGTACTTGATTCTCAGTTCAGACTCTAATGTTTTTAACCTTTCCTCATAGGTccattttttcatccctttaatCATTCCCGTTGCCCTCCTTGGACCATCTCTAGTTTCTCCATATCGTTCTTGAATGTGGAGCCCCAAACTGGATATTGTTCTCCAATAAGGGCCTGACTAATGCCAAGTATAGTGAGAGGATTACTCCCCAGTTCTTGCATGTTTTACATCTATTACATGGAGTCCAAGAAAATCTGAAATAATATGGAATTGTTTAATAATTGATTGCAATTTGCTCACTCTGTAAGTCACTTTCAAGTAGAATATGAcatgttcttttaaattttattttatttatttatatttgacaagTAACTGATTCATTTGACAATATAGAAATAATAGctagtcaaatatttaaataaagcaaGCTTTTAAaccaaaaatgttaataattattacCAGTATCGAATTGTGTTTTAATCATCTGTATATAACATTAGGTTAGAATTATAGGATTACCACTTATTTCCCTTGTATTATTCTGTGtatgaaattattattaatatataaaaatttagttcTTTATTGTTATCCTGAATACTAATTTTTTTGAAGTATGCTTTCAGAGCAAAATAAGATCCTTTGGATATATTATCATGAGGGAAgttaactttttataatttttagcaaaatattataaatatcaattgcaattctttggattatttttattacatagttGGAATGGTAACAAAACCAGCAAATGAGCAATCCCAGGATTTCTCAATACACAATGAAGATTTTCCAGCATTACCTGGTTCCAGCTATAAAGATCCAACATCAAGTAATGATGACAGTAAATCTGTAAGTAACTGAGAATTATATATGTTAGTGATATAGTTATTTCCCTTCAGATTTCTCTTATATTAACAGTTTTATATACTGTGTTAAGGACTTACTAAATACTATTACAAAATTGTTTTCTTGAATTTCTGTAATAATCTAACTTCTGAAGAATGTGGAAAACCTTTATAACTTAGAAGATAgcctatttttttcctatttcataTAGGTTTGCAAATTTCTGTTGAACTTCTCAGAGTTAATTTAGACTTTTATTGTAGTCCCTGTCAGCTGGATCCCATGAAGTTTGATATTATAGCCTTCTAAGGAGCTGTGTTTTTCTTGAGTAAGTTTTCTCCTTGAAGAATCTTTATACACATTTTTATTCCTGTGTTGATTCAGCCAACTCAGCTTCCTCTTTCTGCCTTAATGAATATGTTTATTTCTTCCACATTTCACTGAAAATAGCTTTTTTTGTGTGATGGGAGTTTGTATAGTATTAAAATAATTGATGAAGAATATTGGGTAAGAATTAAATACAAAATTCTAAAAGTGCATATATTCTAACTTATCTTGGAGGTTTTTATGGTGATATGTTAggtatttagtttttattctaaatgaaaGTATTGAAGAGTTGTAGCTTCAAGTGTATCCCAAAGCATAAAGTCTAAAAtagacaatatattttatctgagataaataagaatattttccaTACAGTCCTTTAAATGTTCAAATGTAtacaatacaaaaattatttataactaTAGGACAGTTGTAAAAGCAAAAAGATTTAAACAGGTAATAATTTActactaatttaaatttaataatgaatagAAATGTACTAATATGTGAATTTGAAATGTATACATTTAACAAATTTTaatgttacatttaatttttttcatgttagaATTTGAATACATCTGGCAAGACAACTTCAAGTACAGATGGACCCAAATTCCCTGGAGATAAAAGTTcaacaacacaaaataataacCAGCAGAAAAAAGGGATCCAGGTGTTACCTGATGGTGGGACTTCATAAAATATGTCACTGATActatagaatttattttcttgactttTTCATCAAAGATAAAAAACGATTATGTTCTTCTTCTCCAGGTCGGGTTACTAACATTCCTCAAGGGATGGTGACGGACCAATTTGGAATGATTGGCCTGTTAACATTTATCAGGGCAGCAGAGACAGACCCAGGAATGGTACATCTTGCATTAGGAAGTGACTTAACAACATTAGGCCTCAATCTGAACTCTCCTGAGtgagtttgttgggttttttttccttccacattTGTACATAAGACCTCCCtgtaaattttcagtttttaatttcatGTCATCAAATTATATCTTCTGATGCCACTGATTGTTGCTGTTCTCTGCTCACTCTTGGGTCATTTCCTCTTGTATTAGGTACTATATCATTGTCACTTTACAGTATTATTCCTCTTACAATTTGTCAGTTTCAACACATGTATGATGCTTCCAAATCCTGAAATCATGGCTCCTTGAATTTCTCTCCTCCAAAAATTTTACCCTCTAGCATACCTCACCTACTCACTTATTTAGTCATTCTTTTAACCCTGACGTTACTAGTAACTTtagtttttctgaaattttaagtcTGTACTCCTATGCCGCTTCCTATTTTCTACCTTTCTCCCTCTAGTGTTGGATTCTGTAATTGTTTTGACTCTGTCGGGACCTTTagtccattcttttactttttcattgttCCTAATCATTCCTGTCTCCTTTTCCTACAGTGAACTTACTTCCTTTTTACCCAGTTAAAGTCTGTGGTCAGTCATACTGCTCAGCTACATATACCCTTGACTACTTTGTCCCTCTCCTGCTCTGTCATACTTGCATGGTAAAAACTACAACCCTGGTTATAGTCTGCCTGTTCTATTTTTGACCTGTGTTACTGAGCCTGGCGAGAGAAAAACACAACTTCGCTAACAGGTTTTACTTTAGATATATAGCCAGGAACCTCAAAAGTAGGACTTTACTTCTGCCAACCATAATAATAACTGGCATGCCtagttcttttattcttttctctcctgtGCAACTGTTTTACACATGCCTATTCAAACCCCTAGTGATTTGTTCCCTGTTCATTAAGGACAGGAGATAGGGATTAACTCAGATGATGGCCTTGTTTTATTTCTGCTAAGAAAGCTGGAAGCAGTCAGGAGAGAATGTCAGCACAGTCTTCTCACCACAGCGTACCACTTACTACCATCTGCATCCGCTTATTTTATCTTCTACCCTGTTGCTGTAATTgatccattttttacaattttttgtacTTTGTTGGATTATTTCTATCAGCATACAAATATGCTATGACTTCTTTCatgttaaatgctttttattgatCTAATGCCCCCATTTTAGTAATCTCCTTTGAAGCAAAATTCTTCAAAAGTGCTATCTCTAAATCCCATTTGTCTTCTATTCTCTGTTAAAACCATTTCAGTTAAGACTTTTGTCCCCATTACACTGAAACTGCTCTTGTTACCAGGTAACCAACATGTTATAAAATTCACTGGTCACTTCTAGGAACTTAACCTTTTGACCTATCAGCAACATTTGATTTTATGGACTCATTGCTGCATTTTTTCTCACTACTTTTAACTGCTACCATTCTGGTTTGAATCCTTATTTTCTCTTGCCAGAATTACACCATTAGTCACTAGACATCTGATTTCTCCGGGTGCCCCCTCACAATCTCTTCTTCATATAGCAATCAGGACAGTTCTTTTAGAATAAGTCAGTCCTCTGTTCATTGCTCAGAAAGGGTTTATAGTTTCATTATGattatgataaaaaaagaaaaaggatttttaCAGACCTACTAAATATCTCCAAGCCCAATTTGTGTCTCTCCAGCTGTGTCACCCTTTTGCTCTGTCCCAGCTTCATTGGCCATCGTGCTGTGCTTCATACATGTCATATTGCTGCCCGAGTGGTTCTAGCAGTTTCCTCGGACTAGAATATAGAATAGTTTTTGCCAGATAAATAATGTGATTAATTCCCTTACATTCTTTAGATCTTTTTCAAATCTGACCTTTTAAATAAGACTAATCTAACTGCTCTATTTAATTATGCAACTAATCTCCCCTCCATTCCCCCTCCACTAACGTGGACTATTATTTATGCAAGTTGTTTTTGTCTACCTCCCTCCAGTCCACCATTCTGAACCAGAAAGTAGGTTTCACTTTCTGTCAGTGGTCTTTGCTTTGTTTGTTGGTGTATCCCAAGCACCTGTAAACACTGCCAGGCATATAAGAAGCGCtaatttgaactttttattttattaattattggttTTTTCCTGGCCATATAAAtgggaaagtaattttatttGGTGACAATGGTATTAATGAATTCcaagcacacatacacacacacacacacacacacacacacacgcatgtatTTATAGATATCTATAgatacagaggtgggcaaaagtagctttacagttgttcatatagaaaaccTTGTTTCAGTTTCCTGCTGTATGTGTCATAGTAAACCCAAGAAAGCAAATAAGTAAAaagttactgtttttgtttttgaagttaCTGTTTTCGCTGATTTCCTGAACTAAAATTAGAATCTTTTCTACCCTGGActtcagtgttttttttccctcccctttATTCAGAAATCTCTACCCCAAATTTGCATCACCCTGGGCATCTTCACCTTGTCGACCTCAAGACATAGGTAGGAGACTTCATTTGTGTTCAgaccttttaaaaacatatttgtaaCTGAGAATTAGTTAAtaaggttttggttttttttttattatctagaCTTCCATGTCCCATCTGAGTACTTAACGAACATTCACATTAGGGATAAGGTGAGTGTAGTTTATTATTCTACTTagcatgaatttatttattttttaggtataGACAGcacaatattttgaaataattagtgGGGGTCTCTAGTATGCATTTTTATGTCCATTcagttatatataataattatttctctctttttttgtaatcTTAATGTTTGATGAGGTTCttggttgtatttttaaaatatttttaaactatgttaGGACTGGTAAAATATTTCTTGTACCTACTAGTAACAGGGTATAACCATAGCTGATAAGAATAAATTAACTACAAATTTAATAAATTCCTTCTGATGTtgtaattttattgctttatctttaagaaaggtttttctttataaatattatagagACAGGTTTTTAATagaactatatattatatatttaaaaactgtttatGACTTGgctttctttctgaattttttttctatttttgaattaCCTAAAATTGTAGTTACAAAGTAATTACCAGAGTGcagctttaattttttgtttttctattgaaaaaagaaagtggTAAACACTTAATTTAGAGAAAAGAACTAAGATTTCATTTCTGTTAGAAATGGTATCTAGATTTTGACCTGTGAAAGGATatagtttattaaaattatatatttgtgttCTTCATATGTGTATGAATATCTAGTGTAAATGTCCATGTTCTACATCTGTACCGTGTGTTGTGTAGTCAAATCAATGCTGATGTTGTGGACAGGCAAGTAAAGAGATCTGTTTCTCAGTATGTCTTAATACCTGAATAAGAGGGAGATAAGTATGAAAGAGAgctagctattttttatttttggagtgtTTGCAGCCACCTCCACTATAGAGCTCTTTAGCTCCAAATATCTAAGGGTTCCAGAACCATTTCTTATGCCAATTTAAGAATACTAATTTAAGAAGATTTGACACATTTGAGACTGCTACCTTAATGGGGATAATATGAATggagagaaaaattaataaattcagaGTGTATATcagtttaaataaacatttagatAGAGGATTAATGTTGGTGAgtatttaataaagatttatattAATGTGAGAATTTGAGACTGTTAAATGCACTTACGTTTTATAGTTTGGTAGGTCATTATAATGTTTCTGCTTTTTGGAGGGACCTGTAAAGTGGTCATCTTGTAGTcattcatttaaagaaaataaatagcaatcTCTTTATGGTTTAAATTGCTGTCAGATCTGGATTCAGTTAACAGTTCCTGTAAGTTTTATGTATCAGACACTACAAGGTGTGTTCACAAAtgcttaatttcattttcattcatagTAATCCTTAGAGATGTCATTGTCTGTGTTTCTAATTGAAATTTAGAGACTTTAAATAACTTGTACATGTTACATTAATAAGTGATGGAACTATATAAATCTTGAATATAAAGCCTGTATCTATGAGCTGTGTTTCACTATTAGTCCCACATCAGATAATTAATAAACCcctcaaatatatagaacatccAACATTGGAACTTTGCTTGGAAgttttcatttagattttttcCTATTACATAAAATAGATGTAccagaaataaatgttaaatgactttagtaatttaaataataaaactaccTTAAGTGGTGAAACTTCCTTTTAGATTATAACTACCTGTGTAATCATGTACTAACAGTTATCTGCTACAAAGAGaagtatttctattttctttctatttttactttagtGGTAGCAATTATATATTAGGATTTTCAGGCTTGTTTTATATTCcagaataatttatttctcttttccagcTGGCTGCAATAAAACTTGGCCGATATGGAGAAGACCTTCTCTTCTATCTCTATTACATGAATGGAGGAGATGTATTACAACTTCTAGCTGCAGTAGAGCTGTAtgttcaaagtatttttaaacatttttgttttatagtgGATCTTGTTTATTCTGAAagctgctttttttaaaaaagagtgataATAGCTatagtttttgtcttttgtttttaaagtgggAATATTTCTCTATTAAGAAATTTAAGTTGGTCCTGGCTAGCTGgctcaatggacagagcattggcctggcatacagacatcctgagtttgatccctggtcagggcacacatgagaagcaaccatccgcttttcctcccctcccagtccctctctttcttctctcttcccctcttgtagtcagtggcttgattggttcgagtgtcagccccaggcaacTGAGGATAGCTGTGTTGAtttgagcaatggccccagatgggggttgttggtggatcccggttggggcacatatgggagtcttgtctcctctcctctcctctcctctcacttaaaagaaaaaaagaaatttaagttatttttatatttagtaaaaGTTAATTTAGATTGAAATCTTCGACTGCCATGGCTTCATAATCACTGTATACataaaaagaagaatttgaaaCTTAACCCTAAGTTTATAAGAAGCCCAAACACAGAGTTGTTTTGAATCAGGAATTTGGTGactctaatttttataaatatatgaagtATAAGGTATGGTTCATAACTGTGGCTCATCTCACTCCCTGTGGAACCACATAGGTTAATGACAGTGAGTTTTcatcatttaataaacatttactaaataTTAAATGGTCAAGTCACAGAACATATTTCTTGTATGTTTTGAAGTATTGTTAAATAAAGTCCATATTCATTATCATGAGCCTACCAGCCaactaaatttattcttaagatGTTGGTTCATTGGATATGTTTTTTTCCTGAGCATTTCTGTTTTTACCTGATGTCCTAAGAATAAAACGTTGTAATTATTTGTATCTCCAGTTGGTAACATATTAGTCATTCTAATCATGTTTCCTGAAATACTAAAAATTTGTTATAATTGGGAGGACATTTTAcagattttaaggtttttttatatttttctgaagttggaaacggggaggcagtcagacagactcccgcatgcgcctgaccgggatccacccggcatgcccaccagggggcgatgctctgcccatctggggcagaggccatggagccatcatcagtgcccaggccaactttgctccaatggagcctcagctgtgggaggggaagagagagacagagaggaaagagagggggaggggtggagaagcagatggacacttcctggccgggaatcgaacccgggactcctgcacgccaggccaacgctctaccactgagccaaccagccagggcccagattttaagtatttgatggccctggccagttggcccagtggtagagtgtcagctggcgtgtggaagtcctggatttgatttctggtcagggcacacaggagaagtgaccatctgcttctctacccctcccccacttctgttctctctctgtctccctccccccccaacccacctccctcctgcagacatggctcgattggctcaagtgagttggctccaggtgctgaggatggctccatggccacacctctggcactaaaatagtttggttgcggagcaacagagcaatggccttagagcagcagagcagcagcctcagacaaggggttgccaggtggatcccagtcggagcacatgcagaagtttgtctctc from Saccopteryx leptura isolate mSacLep1 chromosome 2, mSacLep1_pri_phased_curated, whole genome shotgun sequence carries:
- the CNOT2 gene encoding CCR4-NOT transcription complex subunit 2 isoform X4 — translated: MRGMSNNTPQLNRSLSQGTQLPSHVTPTTGVPTMSLHTPPSPSRGILPMNPRNMMNHSQVGQGIGIPSRTNSMSSSGLGSPNRSSPSIICMPKQQPSRQPFTVNSMSGFGMNRNQAFGMNNSLSSNIFNGTDGSENVTGLDLSDFPALADRNRREGSGNPTPLINPLAGRAPYVGMVTKPANEQSQDFSIHNEDFPALPGSSYKDPTSSNDDSKSNLNTSGKTTSSTDGPKFPGDKSSTTQNNNQQKKGIQVLPDGRVTNIPQGMVTDQFGMIGLLTFIRAAETDPGMVHLALGSDLTTLGLNLNSPENLYPKFASPWASSPCRPQDIDFHVPSEYLTNIHIRDKLAAIKLGRYGEDLLFYLYYMNGGDVLQLLAAVELFNRDWRYHKEERVWITRAPGMEPTMKTNTYERGTYYFFDCLNWRKVAKEFHLEYDKLEERPHLPSTFNYNPAQQAF